ACGAAATCGAAATTAGATTGCCGTCCGAACCGGCAGAACTCATATACCAGGTGAGAGTAAGTGAAGACAAGTTTACCGCCTTTATTAAGGTCGAAAAGAAGGCGGGTAACTGCTACTGTCTACAAGACACTGAACCAGGCACCAGTATTGTTTTAAGAACCACTAAAAAAGAGGAAAAGGAAGCGGCGTTACCCCCGATTGACCACATCATCGAGGACATAAAGCGACAGGGGATAGTTTTTGGTATCGACAGAGACGCAGTATCCAGAGCCTTTACCGTAGATTGTGGGAAGGATGTAGTTATTGCACAGGGGATACCGGTTACGTCGCCTGTGGATGAAAAGGTCGAGTATATTTTTCTGAACAACCAGGAAGAAACTGAGGAGAAGATTACTCTGGAAAATGCAGATCGTGTCGATTACCGGGAGCGAAGAAAATATCTTTGCGTCGAGCCAGGCGAAGTTCTGGCCTTAAAGCATCCGCCACAGTTTGGGAAACACGGGATAAATGTTTACGGGGAAGTAATAGAACCCCCCTTGCCAAAATTCCAAGAGATTCGGGTAAAAGACAATGTCCGCCTGATAGAGGCGGGAAAAAAAGCGGTTGCCGTGAAGAGCGGGAGGCCGGTCCTGAAAAACAACTTCCTCTTTGTTTTGCCTTTACTTGTAATTGAAGGCAATGTGGACATGACTACCGGCAACGTCAGTTTTAAAGGAGATGTGGTTATCAACGGTAATGTTCAGGAGGGAATGAAGGTACGAGCTACAGGAATGGTAGAAGTATTCATCCGTGATCGGTTTACCAGTTAATGTAATGTGCTACCATTAAATCCCTGGAAATTAGCCGCTTTCACCCAAGGTGATAAGAGACGCTTACGGTTGACGTTAGGGTCGATTCCTTCACACATGAAGAAACAGATAGCCAAAAAGGGATCATCTTCTACCCCGGCAACATCAAGCACACGGTTCAGCAAAAAGGGAGCGGCAGAATAAAACGTCTCAGCCCAGCGCAGAGG
The Bacillota bacterium DNA segment above includes these coding regions:
- a CDS encoding FapA family protein; the encoded protein is MVCEEDEIEIRLPSEPAELIYQVRVSEDKFTAFIKVEKKAGNCYCLQDTEPGTSIVLRTTKKEEKEAALPPIDHIIEDIKRQGIVFGIDRDAVSRAFTVDCGKDVVIAQGIPVTSPVDEKVEYIFLNNQEETEEKITLENADRVDYRERRKYLCVEPGEVLALKHPPQFGKHGINVYGEVIEPPLPKFQEIRVKDNVRLIEAGKKAVAVKSGRPVLKNNFLFVLPLLVIEGNVDMTTGNVSFKGDVVINGNVQEGMKVRATGMVEVFIRDRFTS